From Mya arenaria isolate MELC-2E11 chromosome 1, ASM2691426v1, a single genomic window includes:
- the LOC128240731 gene encoding uncharacterized protein LOC128240731 — MPPIKRAASCKKIQEDILSCSIHLGTLERPRVLPCGHNLCENCLKDFLSERQTAMRRNLAAEVTCPLCRKVINISDKTTPVNEWLEQFPLNVLIMNIIEEGTRNGDATVTQHKCSLHENKDAQMYCFDDNEYGCLPCSRTKHMCCERIVFLNDEDQLIEVSNKVLNEVVGVKEDISQTIEQMGSIIDNVALESDAIIEHVRIFKLEMERLLHQLCEKVISDVDEKRNTEVKRIDKFRNKYRVQFVDLNSAESLLQYHINGDLDNGDLLVALQQSISVVSELQTEMKYDKEPIPMTLKWTASELVDHIKKDMEELLQKPVLAIDSHNLEPDKDNQALDIVADATERNGKKEISTSLNDSNTYRSELVSSDYASESLSLSTISTINEEQPMWFRKAEIIGLIKPRTKSIDKYDCDITACLVTQDDEFFLVDHNNNNIKQFAGESGEFKFKQHRRFTARPWGAAAWNSSGEERIVAISFPHVQSIACLDFNNSSSKLRSVKIQHSCYGIAIFHDSLIATTYDDGHYVLFLKEDCSITRKISLADSGNPTIMRPISVLHNTIDDNIIVTTEGHSSANGSILYIDAVGNIVDTVTTAKIKRCFSCDYDKDGNLYICDRKSSTVFVKSKLGDALKSLLTSKHGINQPCCLRFLQGRVKFVVADESSSVKLFCLNEII, encoded by the exons ATGCCACCTATAAAGAGGGCCGCTTCTTGTAAAAAGATTCAGGAGGATATTTTGAGCTGTTCCATCCATCTAGGAACCCTGGAGCGACCCCGGGTGCTCCCATGCGGACACAACCTGTGCGAAAATTGCCTGAAAGACTTCCTGTCTGAGCGACAGACGGCCATGAGAAGAAACCTAGCGGCAGAAGTGACGTGCCCGCTCTGTAGAAAAGTAATCAACATTTCAG ACAAAACAACTCCAGTTAATGAATGGTTAGAGCAGTTTCCACTGAACGTTCTGATCATGAACATTATAGAGGAGGGAACCAGGAACGGAGATGCCACAGTGACACAACACAAGTGCTCATTGCACGAAAATAAAGATGCTCAG ATGTACTGCTTTGATGACAACGAATATGGCTGCCTTCCCTGTTCAAGAACAAAACATATGTGTTGCGAGAGAATTGTTTTTCTGAACGACGAAGATCAATTAATTGAAGTATCTAACAAAGTCCTAAATGAGGTTGTTGGTGTTAAAGAAGATATATCACAGACGATAGAACAAATGGGTTCTATAATTGATAATGTTGCGCTCGAATCCGATGCAATCATTGAACACGTTAGGATATTCAAGTTAGAAATGGAAAGGTTGCTGCATCAGCTTTGCGAAAAGGTTATAAGTGATGTAGACGAGAAACGTAATACGGAGGTAAAACGAATAGATAAATTTAGAAATAAGTACAGAGTACAGTTTGTCGACCTAAACTCTGCGGAATCTTTACTGCAATACCACATCAATGGTGACTTGGATAATGGCGATTTGCTTGTAGCTCTTCAACAATCAATATCAGTTGTATCAGAATTACAGACTGAAATGAAATACGACAAGGAACCCATACCTATGACTTTAAAATGGACCGCAAGTGAATTAGTAGACCACATAAAAAAGGATATGGAAGAACTTCTGCAGAAACCGGTTTTGGCAATAGATTCTCACAACCTAGAACCCGACAAAGATAACCAAGCACTTGATATAGTTGCCGATGCCACTGAGAGAAATGGAAAGAAAGAGATCTCCACATCCTTAAATGATTCAAATACATATAGGTCTGAATTAGTATCTTCAGATTATGCAAGCGAGAGTTTGTCTTTATCGACGATATCGACAATAAACGAAGAACAGCCGATGTGGTTTCGAAAAGCAGAAATAATAGGCTTGATCAAACCGAGGACTAAGAGTATTGACAAATATGACTGCGACATCACTGCGTGTCTCGTGACGCAAGATGACGAATTTTTTCTAGTTGAtcataataacaacaatataaaacagttcGCCGGTGAATCTGGCgagtttaagtttaaacaacACAGGCGGTTTACAGCTCGCCCCTGGGGTGCTGCAGCATGGAATTCATCGGGTGAAGAAAGAATTGTTGCGATTTCATTTCCTCATGTGCAGTCAATAGCGTGTCTTGATTTTAACAACTCTTCATCCAAACTTAGGTCAGTAAAAATACAACACAGTTGTTACGGCATCGCTATCTTCCATGATTCCTTAATTGCTACAACGTACGACGATggacattatgttttatttctgaaagAAGATTGTTCGATTACAAGAAAGATATCACTAGCCGATTCTGGAAATCCCACTATCATGCGTCCGATCTCCGTTCTTCATAACACAATAGATGACAACATTATTGTTACAACGGAAGGTCATTCATCTGCAAACGGATCTATACTTTACATCGACGCGGTCGGAAACATCGTTGACACAGTTACTACGGCAAAAATCAAACGTTGTTTTTCATGCGATTACGATAAAGATGGTAACCTATACATCTGTGACCGAAAGTCTTCGACGGTTTTCGTGAAATCAAAACTAGGCGACGCATTGAAATCTCTATTAACATCAAAACATGGAATAAATCAGCCTTGTTGCCTACGATTTCTTCAAGGAAGAGTCAAATTCGTGGTAGCAGATGAATCCAGTTCagttaaattgttttgtttaaatgaaattatttaa
- the LOC128223511 gene encoding uncharacterized protein LOC128223511 yields the protein MSDEIPAKRRKLQGEPCPVDGSIETQYFSNYPENEKWMDDPSCSGQNTTQYSKKRIVKACELKHKHIDVHLAENQENLENKTETLLQSLGSEGDRLEGTISDVADEEKLSIEEKASILLAENKESLENKSKTLSEYFESEGERLTGDLRDVADEEKISIQEKANIHLVENQERLENKSKTLSEYFESEGERLTGDLRDVADEEKISIQEKANIHLIENQMSLKNQFQTLSENLESEGNRWTKNIRDVVDEEKISNKEIHQRALEGLQETLVEYNLSKNSELTLGPFFQKENPELVNFYVPPTLSKVLPMRFATRYSSYKKEPITSLKQLLDRRKIFTCITSNAGLGKTSFCKFLARLWCAVKKNDNHLLGEIQGKADYLQDVEFLREFHYLFSVSLKDVESHNVNIENIIFSHLRNKIDDTWDDDENYKRTLQNDLKEKHSLIILDGLDEINMSKITAPLQSKKYTIICTCRPWKLGAMGMSTSTYTEIQLEKMDLKSTRNLLKHANVCLNSQSAIKRDIDAFYTVLKEQNLESLLPNPLIALQLLCIYHDRYDTNTTETNKFLLGKTRTHVYANVVDMMLKLASDKEPDCFKELCDRHQDIKILPRGFDEAATCNSIPSFVEVLES from the exons ATGTCGGATGAAATACCTGCCAAACGGCGAAAACTACAAGGAGAGCCTTGCCCTGTCGATGGTTCTATCGAAACGCAATACTTCTCAAATTATCCTGAAAACGAGAAATGGATGGACGATCCATCTTGTTCAGGACAAAATACAACACAATATTCAAAGAAAAGAATTGTTAAGGCATGTGaactaaaacacaaacatatcgATGTCCATCTTGCTGAGAATCAGGAGAACCTTGAAAACAAAACCGAAACGCTTTTACAGTCTCTCGGGTCGGAAGGCGATCGACTGGAAGGAACTATAAGCGATGTTGCTGATGAAGAAAAACTATCAATAGAAGAAAAAGCCAGCATTCTTCTTGCTGAGAATAAGGAGAGCCTTGAAAACAAATCCAAAACACTTTCAGAGTATTTCGAGTCAGAGGGCGAACGACTGACAGGAGATTTACGCGACGTTGCTgatgaagaaaaaatatcaattcaagaAAAAGCCAACATTCATCTTGTTGAGAATCAGGAGAGACTTGAAAACAAATCCAAAACGCTTTCAGAGTATTTCGAGTCAGAGGGCGAAAGACTGACAGGAGATTTACGCGACGTTGCTgatgaagaaaaaatatcaattcaagaAAAAGCCAACATTCATCTTATTGAGAATCAAATGAGCCTTAAAAACCAATTCCAAACGCTTTCAGAAAATCTCGAGTCAGAAGGAAATCGATGGACAAAAAATATACGCGACGTTGTTgatgaagaaaaaatatcaaataaagaaattcaTCAAAGAGCGTTAGaag gCCTTCAAGAGACCCTTGTTGAGTATAACCTGTCTAAAAATTCAGAATTAACTTTGGGACCTTTCTTTCAAAAGGAAAATCCAGAGCTTGTAAATTTTTACGTTCCACCAACACTTTCTAAAGTTTTGCCAATGAGGTTTGCTACTAGATATTCGAGTTACAAAAAAGAACCAATAACTAGTCTAAAGCAGCTACTTGACAGACGCAAAATATTTACCTGCATCACATCAAATGCTGGATTGGGCAAGACCTCGTTCTGCAAATTTTTAGCTCGTTTATGGTGTGCGGTAAAGAAAAACGACAATCACCTCTTGGGGGAAATCCAAGGGAAGGCGGATTACTTGCAAGACGTAGAATTCTTACGAGAGTTCCACTACCTCTTCTCTGTCAGTCTTAAAGATGTCGAAAGtcacaatgtaaatattgaaaacattatattcaGCCATCTTCGAAACAAAATCGATGATACATGGGATGATGATGAAAACTACAAACGAACTTTACAAAACGACTTGAAAGAAAAGCATAGTTTGATCATATTAGACGGATTAGACGAGATAAACATGTCTAAGATCACGGCTCCGCTTCAATCTAAAAAATACACAATCATTTGCACGTGTCGTCCATGGAAACTTGGCGCAATGGGCATGTCTACATCGACGTACACGGAAATACAGCTTGAAAAAATGGACTTGAAAAGTACGCGCAATCTTTTAAAACATGCCAATGTTTGCCTGAATAGTCAGTCTGCCATCAAGCGTGATATTGATGCGTTTTATACTGTTCTTAAAGAACAGAACTTGGAAAGTCTTTTGCCAAATCCACTCATAGCCTTGCAATTACTATGCATTTATCATGATCGGTATGACACGAATACTACGGAAACGAACAAATTCTTGTTAGGAAAGACACGAACGCACGTGTATGCCAACGTAGTCGATATGATGTTGAAACTCGCAAGCGATAAAGAGCCAGATTGCTTCAAAGAGTTGTGCGACAGACACCAGGATATTAAAATACTACCAAGGGGGTTTGATGAAGCTGCAACATGTAACAGCATACCATCATTCGTCGAAGTCTTGGAGAGTTAG